The Bdellovibrio sp. NC01 genome includes the window TCAGTGGGTAGAATTGAAAGAACTTAAGAAGGTGAATCCATCTTCGCTCCTACAGAAAGTACTGCACAAGGTTGATATATGAAGTGGAACTGGAAGATCGTGACAATTGCGGGAGTGCTTTGCGGCTGCTCCCATTTAAGTGTCACAAAAGATCTTCTGACTCCCGATTATCTTCTGACTAAAGGTACGAAGCAGATTACTTTCCAAGGTGATAACGAACATCCAAGGTTTTCTCCGGATGGGACAAAGCTTATCTTCGCCAGTCGCAATCGTCCTACGCATAAAGGTTCGCAAATTTACGAAGTCGATTTGACTCGCAATAAAGAACGTCGCGTGACGTTTTCAGATGGCGATGCTTTTGATCCCGGCTACGTGAGCGATTCAGAAATTCTTTACGCTTCGACAACAGACGAAATTAAAGAAAGTCCGTTCATTAACAAAAACTACAATAAAGATTTTCCGCCTTCAGATCTTTACATGAGCGATCGCTTTGGTGGTGAAATCGTGCGTTTAACAAATGCACCTGGTTTTGATGCTGAACCCACTTTCGTACAAAACCCTACGAAGCCTTTCATCTTGTATACGACTTATCGTAACGAAGTGATGGGTGTCTCGCGTATGGATTTGCAAAAGCTAATGGTGACCGTATTGAGTGCTGATCCAGAAAAAGAACGTCGTTTTCCAGCGATCACTTCTGATCACAAACAAATCGCATTCTTAGAAAAAGATAAAAAGACTTCGGAACAAAGTTTGGTGCTTTACAACATCAAAACCAAAAAATCGGAAGTATTGAAATCGGGCGAAGGCCAATATCGCGATTTGATTTTCACAACTCGCTCGCCAGCGCGTCTGTTTTACAGCGTGCTTCGAAAAGGCGAAAAACAATATCAAATCGAATCGTATGACCTGGATGACAAGTGCACCCAGGTTGTCTTTAAGGGCGCCGATTCGCTGACTCATCCGGTGATCTCGGATGACAGTAATGAACGATTGGTTTTTGCGCGTAATTTCCAAGGCAAAAAACAGCTTTATATGGTGAATTTACCTGAAGATCTGGGCCCTTGCCTTGAACAACGCAATCCTGGTGGTCCTAACGCCCCTTCTCAGAAATAATTTCCTTGGCTCTTGCTAGGGCCATTGGGACTTGTTAGCCTGAAAGGGTGAAAACGCTTTGTCTTGCTCTTCTATTTCCAGCTCTTTCATTTGCGGCGCCTCATCCGGCGACAAGCAGCTCTGCGTTCACAGCTCCTGAAAACGGTCTTTATTTCTTGCACAAAGGTTTCACTTTAAAAACGGACGGCAGTCAATGGAAGCCCGTTGCTGATACCAGCACGACGGTTCTTGATACAGTTCGTTTTGCAGCGAAAGAAGATGCCACAGGATATTTGACGGTACGTACTGACAAGGTCGCAAAAAGCGCTTCATTAGAGCTCTACACACGCCGCTGGATGCGTGATTATCCAAACTATGGCTTTGAGATCTTAGCGACGAAGAACTTTTCTTTAAATGGCCAACCGGCTTTGATCGTGGACCTTGCTTCACGCTCTAAAGGAAAACAAATTCGCCAAGTCGTTTTGAAAAACGAAGACAAAGTGGCGATCATGACATGCATGGATAACAAAGAAAGCTTTGGTCAGTCCGTGCAACAATGCAATCAGATCATCAAAACTTTCCGTTGGGCTTCAGAGCCAGCGCAAGCGCCAGCTCTGAAAAAATAATTTACGGAAGCGAATACGTTAAATTCAAACCGACCGCTTTAAAGTCGTACAGTCCACGCGCCACATATGAGTTCGCACCTTCAAGATAAAAATCGATACCCCATTTCGGTGTGAAGTTGAACATTGCACCAAAAACAAAAGGGAATGTCGGCGTTTCAACATCCTTCACATTACAACTAACATCACCGGAACAATTCGCAGCAATATTAATTGAAACGTTAAATCCTAAATATAAGCCGAACGACTCTGAAGGTTTAAACAAAACATCCAAGGGAATATCCAAGTACTGCATATCGTAATTGATCTTTACACCGGTGCCGTCATTCTCGCTCTGAAGAGGTCTTTGCGTGTACAGAAGTCCCGTACGGAAGTGGGCGACCCCACCTTGCAAAGGATAGTGCAGATAAGCTCCCGCCTGCATCCCCGTCTGGGAATTCGCTGAAATCGCTGCCCCCCCGGCCACATCCCCGCCCTGTTGACGAACTCCCAACTCCAGACCGTAATCGAAGGCTGCTTGGGCTGTGCCAGCAGCAGTGACAAGGCTTAGCACTGTCATCAAGAACCATTTTTTCATACGCATCCACCTCATTATGATTGTTATCGACGGAAACCACCGCCATGAAATCCTCCTCCAGCACGCATTCCGCCACCGCCACGCAATTGCTGTGCGCTGCCGCGATCGGGCGGCCTGCTATTCGCGGGCACTCGTTCGCTGACGTTGCGAGTTTGATGCAAGTTTTCTAATTCACCTGCATTTTTTCTGTTAATATCATCCCACGCTCCAGGACCCTGATACTGTTGCCACTGGCCACCGGGATTACGACGATAAATTTGCCCATCGTGACCCGCATAAATTTCACCGCTGCCGTGAGCGCGCGCAAATTTCGTGTCGCCAATCGTGTTCACGTTAAAACCGCCACCCGGGCCCGTGACAATCGTGTGCTTGCCCCAATTCGTATAAATATTTGTGACGTGAATTGGTGGAGGATAATATCCGCCCCAACAACAAGTGCCCCAGCCCCACGGCGACATCATCACACCCATTGAAAAGCCCATGTAATAACCTTCGTCGTAGCCATAACCATATCCCGCACCAAATCCATAAGTTGCGGGTGCTGGGTACCACGTGGTTCCCGAAGTGTAAGAGCTGTAGGCGTAGCCCGTGCCATACACGATCGTGCCATCAGCCGACACGAATGTGCCTTGATAACCAGGCGTGTATCCAACGGTCACAAACTGATCGTTAGAATCATACACGCGCACGTAAGTGACGTAATAAATCGGTGATGACGATGGAATTTTATAAATTGATTGCGGAACTGCGACGGCAACAGTCCAAGGACCTACGCCCGATGTTGACGTGAACCACACGCCATCTTGAATGGCATAAAATTGTTTTTCATTCACTTGGATGATTGGCGTGTTGCAGTTTTCTGCATACTTCAACGATGTGCCTTGAATGTTTGTCCATTTTTGCGCGCCATCGCAGTCGATATTTTTCGGCTGAGTACTTTTGTCGACCTTTGCCATTTGCGGAATGTTACTAACAATCGCCGCTTGTTTGGCTTGCGCTGTTCCCGGCACTGATACCAAGGCATCAGCGACAGGACTGTTCGCACCAATTTTGGCAAAATCATGCGGAAGATTTCTTCCCGGCACATAAGAGTAAGGACCTTGAGTTAGATTTTTTGCTGTAAACCAGCGACCCGTTACCAAGACATAGTAATCTTGTGTTTTTGAATCTAAGAAAATCGAATTCGGTGAATTCGACATATATAACAAAGCAGTTCCCGCAATCGCCTGAAACTGCGGTTCACCTTGGCTTTGCAGAAGTTCTGATGGGCGCGTAGAGATAATAATTTCTGGATTGATTTGTGGCGGGTAGATAGATTTTCCGTCTGCCGTTTTGCCACTAATAGGATCTATTTTTTTGTCTTTAATCAAATCTTCTTTGATGATTCCATATTTTTGCGACGGACTTGCGCCCGCTTTATATGGGCCCATCAAATTACTAGCTCCATACCATTTGCCTAAAGCCCACAGATAAAATTCTTTATTTTCTTCGTGAAGAATTAAAGCGCTGGTGTTGATGACACGTTTAACTTCTTTAGCGCCTTTTGATTCGGCCCATTGGGGATCACCGGAAATCATCACAAGAACGGCGGGCTCTTTAACATAGAAAAATTTTGGTACGTCATTTTTGATTTCAGGCTTAGGGCGTTCCCCTTCTGAAACCTGAACTTGCATGTTATTGATGACTGCGCGATAGGGAATGTCATAACTTTTCCCGTCGTACAGCCCTTGCAGTTGCGCCTGCAATTCCTTGGGATCTTTTTTTGCGGCAGGAACTTGTACATTGATGACTTTGATCTGACTTAATGATACCAAATCCTTCGATTTGTCGACCAACGCCCGACCTTTAATTGAAAAACTTCCGTAATATTCTTTTTTATCTTGAGTGAATTTGAAGGCCGAGGTCGCAAGCAGCTCGTCTTCTTTAAGTGATTCAACTTGTGGTTGAAAGACCGTGATATCGTGCTCGCCGAGTTTATAATCCTTCGGCCAAACTAAAGCTTTGTCGGAAGATTTTTTAGCACCTTGAGCTACCGTAAACGACAGTGTCAGCAGAACTATGACAAGCCATCTCATAATTTCCCCCACCTGAAAATCTTAGGGACAGATCTTCGTGGGGGATATGTGCTTTGGAAAAAAACAAACTATTGATTTGTGTTCTTACGCAACCATTCGGCCATTGGCAAAGCGAAGTATGTGAAAATCACATCCGCACCGGCTCTGCGCATTGAATATAACGTCTCGACCATCGCGCGCGTT containing:
- a CDS encoding PD40 domain-containing protein; this encodes MKWNWKIVTIAGVLCGCSHLSVTKDLLTPDYLLTKGTKQITFQGDNEHPRFSPDGTKLIFASRNRPTHKGSQIYEVDLTRNKERRVTFSDGDAFDPGYVSDSEILYASTTDEIKESPFINKNYNKDFPPSDLYMSDRFGGEIVRLTNAPGFDAEPTFVQNPTKPFILYTTYRNEVMGVSRMDLQKLMVTVLSADPEKERRFPAITSDHKQIAFLEKDKKTSEQSLVLYNIKTKKSEVLKSGEGQYRDLIFTTRSPARLFYSVLRKGEKQYQIESYDLDDKCTQVVFKGADSLTHPVISDDSNERLVFARNFQGKKQLYMVNLPEDLGPCLEQRNPGGPNAPSQK
- a CDS encoding outer membrane beta-barrel protein: MKKWFLMTVLSLVTAAGTAQAAFDYGLELGVRQQGGDVAGGAAISANSQTGMQAGAYLHYPLQGGVAHFRTGLLYTQRPLQSENDGTGVKINYDMQYLDIPLDVLFKPSESFGLYLGFNVSINIAANCSGDVSCNVKDVETPTFPFVFGAMFNFTPKWGIDFYLEGANSYVARGLYDFKAVGLNLTYSLP